Proteins from a genomic interval of Arachis hypogaea cultivar Tifrunner chromosome 10, arahy.Tifrunner.gnm2.J5K5, whole genome shotgun sequence:
- the LOC140175664 gene encoding uncharacterized protein: MRLSVGTTTSDQDETEQFGEWLLKVGDGLIGDNMDGESEICLPGDIVIPSSDQVFDELVHFSYPNILENMSSKDFFKARTILAPTLDIVEEVNNHLMAIIPGGEKLYLSSDSICMDEGNMESQLDLYGPELLNSINCSGLPPHKLILKVGVPVMLQVRKLGNHVIECEVLTGNNVGHIALIPRMNMVPTNETVPVRFQRRQFSIIVSFAMTINKSQGQTLSHVGLYLPRPVFTHGQLYVALSKVKSKRGLKVLLMNHVGMSANSTINVVYREVFEKIVF, translated from the exons ATGAGACTCTCTGTAGGGACGACTACTTCAGATCAAGACGAGACAGAGCAATTTGGTGAGTGGTTATTGAAAGTTGGTGATGGTCTAATAGGTGACAATATGGATGGTGAATCTGAGATATGTCTTCCAggagatattgttattccttctTCGGACCAGGTATTTGATGAGTTAgttcatttttcttatccaaaTATTCTGGAAAACATGTCCTCAAAGGATTTTTTCAAAGCAAGAACTATACTGGCTCCCACACTAGACATCGTTGAAGAGGTCAACAACCATCTGATGGCTATCATTCCTGGAGGAGAAAAATTATATCTTAGTTCGGATTCCATATGTATGGATGAAGGGAATATGGAGAGTCAACTAGATCTCTATGGTCCTGAATTACTAAATAGCATAAATTGCTCTGGTTTGCCTccacataaattaatactcaaggtTGGTGTTCCGGTGAT GCTACAAGTTAGGAAACTTGGAAATCATGTCATAGAATGTGAAGTCTTAACGGGTAACAATGTTGGTCATATTGCTTTGATTCCAAGAATGAATATGGTACCAACAAATGAAACCGTCCCAGTTAGATTCCAACGAAGACAGTTTTCCATAATAGTATCGTTTGCCATGACAATTAATAAGTCTCAGGGACAAACTTTATCTCATGTTGGATTGTACTTGCCCAGACCAGTTTTTACACATGGCCAACTATATGTGGCACTTTCAaaagttaagagtaagagaggttTAAAAGTTTTACTTATGAATCACGTAGGAATGTCTGCAAATTCAACTATCAATGTTGTTTATAGAGAAGTCTTTGAAAAAATAGTAttctaa